GACCCTCGCGATCTATGCCACCGGTCACAGCCCGTGCGAGACGGCGCCGCACCAATTGGCGCGCGACATGCTCTCGCTCTTCGAGGCGAGCGACAGCCCGCCGTAGCGCCTCACGCGCTCAGTGGGTGCTGGGCGTTCTCTTCTGGGTCCGATGGGTCCGACGGTCGGCCCGTCGCTCGAGCGGCGGCCACTCACGCCACTCCAGCGCGATCGTATGGAACGCCATGCGAAGGCGCCGGGCGAGCTGCGCGACGGTGTCGAACGGCCGCGACGAGACGCCGACGATGAGCCGGCGATCGCGCACGACGGTCATGCCCGGCTGCAGCCACCACGACAGGTCGAGGTCGTCGTGCAGGTCGCCGCGATCGCGGTGCACGATGTCGCGCAGCTCCGCCCAGGCATCCGCGCGGATCGCGTCGTTCGATCCGAACAGCGGTGGATGCCCGAGCAGCACGCCGATGACCGTGAAGTAGCCGCCGAGGTAGATGTTGCGGGCGATCCAGCGCACGACGATATTGCCGCCGTAGAACCGGCCCGAGTCCGTGACGGCCGTCGGCCGGTCATCCGCCGCCATCCGCCGCTCGATCTCGGCGATCCAGTCGGCCGCAGGCAGCGAGTCCGCGTCGAGTCGGGCGAGGAGGTCGCCGGATGCTGCGTCGAATCCCGCAGCCGTCGCGGGCCAGATGCCCCGCAACGGCTCGTGGACGAGCCGGGCGCCGGCGGCACTGGCGACGGCGGCCGTGGCATCCGTCGATCCGTTGTCGACCACGATGACCTCGTCGGCGGGGCGGGACTGCCGGGCGAGCGCTTCGAGGCACTCGGCGAGGAATCCCGCGTCGTTGTAACTCGGAACTATGACCGAAATGGTGCCCATCACGGCGAGTCTAGCCACGGGTGGTCGCAGTCACGCACGAATCCTGCGTCGTGACGCGCCGAGACGGTGGGAGGTCTGTCGCTCGCGCCGACCTTGCCCCTAGGCTCTGGCAATGTCGGGCGTCAACATGGACGGCGCCCAGAGTGGAAGGAAGACGATGTACCCATCTGCACCACTTTCCAAGCGTGCCAGAGCCGTCGCGATCGCGACGGCTGCGGCATTCACGATCGCACTCGTGCCCGCAGGGGCGGCCTTCGCCGCGCCGGCCGGGAAGTGCGACAACCGCACGAACAACACCGTGGCGAAGCTGCTCCAGTGTGTCGACGCCGACGGAGTGGTCGAGCACCTCGACGCGCTGCAGGCGATCGCCGACGACCACGATGGCACTCGCGCGGCCGGACTGCCCGGCTACGAGGCGAGCGTCGACTACATCGTCGAGACGCTCGAAGCTGCCGGGTGGAACGTGTCGATCGACGAGTTCCCGTTCACCTTCGTGGGGCCGTCGGAGCTCGAACAGCTCACGCCGGTCAACGAGACCTACGCGACCGGCCCGTTCACGGGCACCGGCTACGGTGAGCTCGTCGGCACGGTGATTCCCGTCGACATCAACCTCGAGGGCGACCGGGCGACGACCAGTGGCTGCGAGGCAGCCGACTTCACCGGGCTCGACTTCTCGGGCACGGCCGACATCGCTCTCATCCAGCGTGGCTTCTGCAACTTCTCGGTCAAGGCACTCAACGCAGAGGCAGCCGGCGCCGAGGCAGTGGTCATCTTCAACCAGGGCAACAGCCCCGACCGCGAGGGTCTGGTCACCGGAACGCTCGGCGGCAACGACATCGTCGCGATCCCCGTCGTCGGCGCGAGCTTCGCGCAGGGCGTCGCACTCTCCGCGGCCGGGTCCACCGCCCGCGTCATGGTGCCGCAGCCGGAGTCGCGTCCGCAGAAGAACGTCATCGCGGAGCTCCCCGGCGTGAACGACGAGAACGTCGTGATGGCCGGTGCGCACCTCGACTCGGTGCAGGCCGGTCCGGGCATCAACGACAACGGCAGTGGTTCGGGGGCCCTCCTCGAGATCGCCGAGCAGATGTCGAAGGTCAAGCCGCAGAACACGGTGCGCCTCGCATGGTGGGGTGCCGAGGAGAGCGGCCTGATCGGATCGCGCGAGTACGTCGCCGAGCTGAGCCAGGAGGAACGCGACCGCATCGCGCTCTACCTGAACTTCGACATGGTGGCCTCGCCGAACTTCATCTACATGATCTACGACGGTGACGAGTCGGGCTTCGAGGCCCCGGTGGTCGTGCCCGAGGGCTCGGTGCAGATCGAGGACCTGTTCGAGAGCTACTTCACGAGCGTGGGCCTGCCCTACGACGACGCCGAGTTCAGCGGCCGCAGCGACTACCAGGCGTTCATCAACGCCGGCATCCCAGCCGGCGGCCTGTTCACCGGTGCCGAGGTCGTGAAGAGCGCCGAGCAGCAGGCGGTCTGGGGCGGCACGGCCGGGGTTTCGTTCGACCCGTGCTATCACCAGGCGTGCGACACTATCGCCAACGTCAACCTCGAAGCGCTCGACGTGAACGTCGACGCGATCGCGCTCGCCGTGCTGGCGTACGCGTACTCGACGGAATCCGTCAACGGCGTGCCGGGCGTGCCCGTGCCCGACGGTCTCGTGCTCCCGGCGCCCGCCGGACCCGAGATGACGTGGAGTGCTGGTGGCGGCGGTCTCGAACACGACCACGACCACGAGCCGACCGACCTCGACTGAGTCGGCCTGATCGGAAGCGGGGCGGGGGCGCCGGAGACGGTACCCCCGCCCTCCGTATTCTGGGCGTATGCAGACCCTCGTCAAGCGACGCGACGACGCCCCCGAAGGCTTCTTCGAAGCCGAGGCGGCCGGCTTGGGATGGCTCGCCGCGGCCGGCGGCGCACGCACGGTCGAGGTCGTGGCGGTCTCACCGGGCCGGATCGAGCTCGAGCGGGTCGAACAGGCAGCTCCGAACCGCGGGGCCGCCGTGGCGTTCGGTGCAGCCCTCGCCCGGACGCATGCAGCTGGGGCTGCCGCGTTCGGCGCACCGCCCGACGGATGGACCGGACCGCTCTTCATCGGCCGTCGCCGGTTGCCCGCGGCAGAGGAGCCCACGTGGGGCGCCTTCTACGCGCGTGACCGCGTGCTGCCCTATCTCCAGATCGCCGAGGAGGTCGGGAACACGACCGCCGCGGAGGGCCGGCTCGTCCGGCTGGCGGCCGAGGCGATCGCGGCCGGTGCGTTCGACGACGACGAGCCGCCGGCCCGAGTCCACGGCGACCTCTGGAACGGCAACGTGCTGTGGTCGGCCGACAGAGTGGTGCTCATCGATCCCGCGGCGCACGGCGGCCACCGCGAGACCGACCTCGCGATGCTCGCGCTGTTCGGCTGCCCGTTCCTCGGCGACGTGCTCGCGGCGTACGACCGTGCCGCGCCGCTCCGGCCGGGATGGCGTGAGCGCGTTCCGCTGCATCAGCTGCATCCGCTCGCGGTGCACGCGGCCGGACACGGTCGCGGGTACGGCGTCGCGCTCGCGGAGGCAGCCGAGGCGGTTCTGGAACTGGCGTGACGGACGCGGGAATAGTTCGGGCGAGACATCCGTTCGGATAATTACATGCGAATGCATGAAAGAGAAATGAGAGCCCAGGAGGGCGAGATGCAGTTCGGAATCTTCACCGTCAGCGACATCACCCAAGACCCCACGACGGGTCGAACTCCGACCGAGAATGAGCGCATCAAGGCGACCCTGGCCATCGCGAAGCACGCGGAGGAGGTCGGCCTCGATGTCTTCGCCCTCGGCGAGCACCACAACCCGCCGTTCTGGTCCTCCTCGCCCACGACGACGCTCGCCTACATCGCCGCGCAGACCTCGACCCTGCAGCTGTCGACCGCGACGACCCTGATCACGACCAACGACCCGGTGAAGATCGCCGAGGACTTCGCGATGCTGCAGCATGTCGCCGACGGTCGCATCGACCTCATGCTCGGCCGTGGCAACACCGGTCCCGTATACCCGTGGTTCGGCAAGGACATCCGCCAGGGCATCAACCTCGCGCTCGAGAACTACAGCCTCCTGCACCGCTTGTGGCGTGAGGACTTCGTCGACTGGGAGGGCCAGTTCCGTACGCCGCTCCAGGGCTTCCAGTCGACGCCGCGCCCGCTCGACGACGTGCCGCCGTTCGTCTGGCACGGCTCGATCCGCAGCCCCGAGATCGCGGAGCAGGCCGCCTATTACGGCGATGGGTTCTTCGCGAACCACATCTTCTGGCCGGCATCCCACACCCAGCGCATGATCGCCCTCTACCGCCAGCGCTTCGAGCACTACGAGCACGGCACCGCCGAACAGGCGATCGTCGGACTCGGCGGACAGGTGTTCATGCGCAAGAACTCGCAAGACGCAGTGCGGGAATTCCGCCCGTACTTCGACAACGCGCCGGTGTACGGGCATGGGCCGAGCCTCGAGGAGTTCACCTCGCAGACCCCGCTCACGGTCGGCAGCCCGCAGGAGGTCATCGACAAGACGCTCGGCTTCCGCGACTACGTGGGCGACTACCAGCGCCAGCTCTTCCTCATGGATCACGCCGGACTCCCACTGAAGACGGTGCTCGAGCAGCTCGACCTGCTCGGCGAGGAGGTCGTGCCGGTGCTGCGCCGCGAATTCGCGAAGGATCGGCCCGCCACGGTTCCGGATGCCCCGACCCACGCCTCGCTCGTCGCGGCGCGCAACGCCGCCGCATCGGTCACGGCCGCCGCGCCCCAGGGTGCCGCCTTCGGCGCCGCAGCCGTGAAGGGGGCTTGACCATGACCACGCGAACCATCGCCGTCGTCTCGGCAGGCCTCAGCCAGCCTTCCTCCACGCGCATGCTCGCCGACAAGCTCGCCGACGCCACGGTCTCGAAGCTCGCCGCCCAAGACGTCGAGGCGATCGTCGAGACCTTCGAGCTGCGCGACGTCGCCACCGACATCACGAACCACCTGCTGACGGGCTTCCCGAGTCCGAGGCTCGAGGCGGTCATCGACGCGGTCACCGGGGCCGACGGTCTCATCGCCGTCACGCCGATCTTCACGACGAGCTACTCGGGCCTCTTCAAGTCGTTCTTCGACGTCGTCGGCTCCGACACCCTCGTCGATCTCCCGGTCGTCATCGGGGCGACCGCCGGCACGCCGCGCCACTCGCTCGCGCTCGACTACGCGCTGCGTCCGATGTTCACCTACCTGCACGCGGTCGTGGCGCCGACCGGCGTCTTCGCCGCGACGGGGGACTGGGGCGACTCGGCCGACAGCGTGAAGACACTGCCCGATCGCATCGACCGCGCGGCCCGCGAGCTCGCGGCGCTTGTCGCCGCGAGCGACCGCTCGTCGAAGGTACGGGATCCGTTCGCCCTCGAGCGCCCGTTCGGGAACCTCATCGGCGGCCTCGCGGGGGAATAGCGGCGGCGTAGAACGCGCGGTGCTCCCGGCAGCACGACGAGGCTGCCGGGAGCATCTCTGCTTCAGTCCTGCACGAGGTCGCGCGCCCTAAAGCGGAGGAGCCCGAGCGTCCACAGCGGGGCCGAACCGCCCTGCGACGCGCCGTAGCCGGCGTCGAGCAGGAACCCGGCCACAGCGAGGATGCCGAGACGACACAGGCGTATGGCACGGTCGCAAACTTCTTCGAAACCGGCTGGCGCGATCGCAGCTAATGTGAGGAAACGTCATATTGGGTCTTCCCGCTCTTTGGCGGCGCGAGTACCGTGGCCGACGGAGACGCGGTCGGGAGCCTGCGGATGCCGCCCGAAGACTCGTTCGGCCTGCGTGTAGACGGGGGTGTTCGTGGTGCCGTCGGCCGGTCACCGGCCGCACTGACAATTGGCAACCCGAAGGAAACACTCATGTCCATTCGTCGAACACTCGCCGTGCTCGCC
The Agromyces albus DNA segment above includes these coding regions:
- a CDS encoding LLM class flavin-dependent oxidoreductase, whose amino-acid sequence is MQFGIFTVSDITQDPTTGRTPTENERIKATLAIAKHAEEVGLDVFALGEHHNPPFWSSSPTTTLAYIAAQTSTLQLSTATTLITTNDPVKIAEDFAMLQHVADGRIDLMLGRGNTGPVYPWFGKDIRQGINLALENYSLLHRLWREDFVDWEGQFRTPLQGFQSTPRPLDDVPPFVWHGSIRSPEIAEQAAYYGDGFFANHIFWPASHTQRMIALYRQRFEHYEHGTAEQAIVGLGGQVFMRKNSQDAVREFRPYFDNAPVYGHGPSLEEFTSQTPLTVGSPQEVIDKTLGFRDYVGDYQRQLFLMDHAGLPLKTVLEQLDLLGEEVVPVLRREFAKDRPATVPDAPTHASLVAARNAAASVTAAAPQGAAFGAAAVKGA
- a CDS encoding fructosamine kinase family protein, coding for MQTLVKRRDDAPEGFFEAEAAGLGWLAAAGGARTVEVVAVSPGRIELERVEQAAPNRGAAVAFGAALARTHAAGAAAFGAPPDGWTGPLFIGRRRLPAAEEPTWGAFYARDRVLPYLQIAEEVGNTTAAEGRLVRLAAEAIAAGAFDDDEPPARVHGDLWNGNVLWSADRVVLIDPAAHGGHRETDLAMLALFGCPFLGDVLAAYDRAAPLRPGWRERVPLHQLHPLAVHAAGHGRGYGVALAEAAEAVLELA
- a CDS encoding FMN reductase; amino-acid sequence: MTTRTIAVVSAGLSQPSSTRMLADKLADATVSKLAAQDVEAIVETFELRDVATDITNHLLTGFPSPRLEAVIDAVTGADGLIAVTPIFTTSYSGLFKSFFDVVGSDTLVDLPVVIGATAGTPRHSLALDYALRPMFTYLHAVVAPTGVFAATGDWGDSADSVKTLPDRIDRAARELAALVAASDRSSKVRDPFALERPFGNLIGGLAGE
- a CDS encoding M28 family metallopeptidase; protein product: MSGVNMDGAQSGRKTMYPSAPLSKRARAVAIATAAAFTIALVPAGAAFAAPAGKCDNRTNNTVAKLLQCVDADGVVEHLDALQAIADDHDGTRAAGLPGYEASVDYIVETLEAAGWNVSIDEFPFTFVGPSELEQLTPVNETYATGPFTGTGYGELVGTVIPVDINLEGDRATTSGCEAADFTGLDFSGTADIALIQRGFCNFSVKALNAEAAGAEAVVIFNQGNSPDREGLVTGTLGGNDIVAIPVVGASFAQGVALSAAGSTARVMVPQPESRPQKNVIAELPGVNDENVVMAGAHLDSVQAGPGINDNGSGSGALLEIAEQMSKVKPQNTVRLAWWGAEESGLIGSREYVAELSQEERDRIALYLNFDMVASPNFIYMIYDGDESGFEAPVVVPEGSVQIEDLFESYFTSVGLPYDDAEFSGRSDYQAFINAGIPAGGLFTGAEVVKSAEQQAVWGGTAGVSFDPCYHQACDTIANVNLEALDVNVDAIALAVLAYAYSTESVNGVPGVPVPDGLVLPAPAGPEMTWSAGGGGLEHDHDHEPTDLD
- a CDS encoding glycosyltransferase family 2 protein produces the protein MGTISVIVPSYNDAGFLAECLEALARQSRPADEVIVVDNGSTDATAAVASAAGARLVHEPLRGIWPATAAGFDAASGDLLARLDADSLPAADWIAEIERRMAADDRPTAVTDSGRFYGGNIVVRWIARNIYLGGYFTVIGVLLGHPPLFGSNDAIRADAWAELRDIVHRDRGDLHDDLDLSWWLQPGMTVVRDRRLIVGVSSRPFDTVAQLARRLRMAFHTIALEWREWPPLERRADRRTHRTQKRTPSTH